aattagctgggtgtggtgacaggcacctgtaatcccagctactcaggtggctgaggcaggagaattgcttgaactcgggaggcagaggtttcagtgagccaagattgggccactgcactccagcctgggcgacagagtgagacaacatctcaaaaaaaaaaaaaaagagagagagagaggtgacaACTGAAACAAAGTTTCAAAGTGATGTGATATGAGAAGGACTGGACTACTgttgttggctttgaagatggaggaaggggctgcaggccaaggaatgctggcagcctctagaagctggaaaaggcagggaAATGGATTCTCCAActaaagcctccagaaggaacacagccctgtcgaaaccttgattttagcccactgAGACGTGTGACAGACTTGTGACTTACAGAACTGTGGGATaatatttgtgttgtttaagccactaaggttgtagtattttgttatgaaagcaaatagaaaactaatacagatagCATGAGCAACTTTAAAACCACACACAGCTCCTCACAGTGGCTGGCCTGTGGAAATAACAGAACTTTTGGAGTTAGATGCACCTGTGAGTCCAGTCCAGCGACCTTGGGCAAATTTCAACTGTCAAATCAGAATCAAAACACCCATGTCATAGATCATGGCAGTGAACTGAGACACTGCACTTAAAGCACTTGCCAGGTGTCAAGAACTCAATGGTagttattgtgtttatttttatggttttcacGGGCACTTTCCTACAATTCCGTGAGTattatcttcccattttacaaatgagaaaaccaaagctCAAGGATATCAggtgattttataaaattataaaagatactGAGGTAACTCAGTCCTGTGATTCCAAAGCCTTGGTTCTCTTTCTACAGATAACAAGGCTGTTAAAGTCAttttaaagggattttttttcctgtactttacagaaaacataaattaaaacattaaattttaaaataaaacagtaactcCTTTCTCTAAATTATTCCCAGCTGTAGGAGAGAACAACCATTTTAGCTGCAACCAATTCTAAATAGAACTAAAAGTAGttcgggccgggcgtggtggctcaagcctgtaatcccagcactttgggaggccaagacgggcggatcatgaggtcaggagatcgagaccatcctggctaacacggtgaaaccccgtctctactaaaaatacaagaaaattagccgggcgaggtggcgggcgcctgtagtcccagctactcgggaggctgaggcaggagaatggcgtgaacccgggggagcggagcttgcagtgagccgagatcgcgccactgcactccagcctggggcacagagcaagactccgtgtcaaaaaaaaaaaaaaaaaaaaaaagaactaaaagtagttCGGATAATTAAAAGACTTAGGTATGGATGGATAAAAATGGAGAGAGGTTTGTAGGCAAAATCAGAGATAAAGGATGTTAGTCCCAGTTCCTGGTAATCCCTGGAAAAGCCTATGGGCTTCTAGAACAGAACAGGCACTGAGACCTCCCAAGCCAAGGCCCAGCATAAATCTGTCCAAGATGCCTTTAAGGGCCTGCCGGGTACTATGCTAAGCAGCTAATACacattctcatttaatcctcactcaAACTCTAAGAGGGAGACATTGTTAACCCACGTTACAGATGAAGTCCCGGAGGTGCAGAGGTGATGACCTAGTATCTGGCTAAGATCACTTAGTACCCATGCTCACAAATGGGAGAAGCCTGTTTTTGTTGTGAATCCAAACCATATGACCGTATGattccaaagtgctgagtttcTTTCCAATCTATTGTTTGGTCTGGAGAAGTATCCTATTtgcgtttttgttgttgttgctttttgtttttttgtttttgtgtcgcccaggctggagtgcaatggtgcgatcttggctcactgcaacctctgcctcccacgttcaagcgaatctcccacctcagcctcccagattggtgggactacaggcacgcactaccacgtcggctaatttttgtgtttttagtagagacgaggtttcaccatgttggccaggctttatttgtgtttttaaaaagacctAAAGAATATATAAGGTGCTCTTACGACTCACCAACAAAGACAACAAATAAACcgattaaaaagtgagcaaaggatctgctagatatttctccaaaaatatacaaatggccaataagcacatgaaaagatgctctgcATCTTTGGCCATTAggaaagtgcaaatcaaaaccacaaatcaAAAACACTTCATATCAATCAGGGTGGCTAAAAGCAAGAGATACAGATAACAtcctgtatttctaacaagtgtTAAGGACATGAAGAAACATGTCCTTAACTTaatgctggtaggaatgtaaaatggtgcagccactttggaaaagtttaGTAGGCTCTCAAAAAGTTAGACAgggaattaccatatgacccagcaagtCCACTCCTGGGTAACTATTCAAGAGAAATTCAAATatgtgtccacacaaagacttttccacaaatatTCATAGTAGTGTTgcttataatagccaaaaagtgaaaacaatccaaatatccatcaactgatgaatgaatgaagtgcgGTATAgcaatacaatagaatattatttggcgATGTAAAAGCAATGAAGTAGTAATACATGCTAtacaacctggatgaatctcaaaaatgaTGCTAAGGGAAAGAAGGCCACATATTCCATGATTCCACCTCTCTGAATAGACAAATcagtaaagacagaaagtagattagtggctgTCCAGGAttggggaggcagagagggaaatgaggagtgactgctaacTGACAGGAGATCTCTTTTCGGGGGGATGGagatgttctaaaattagattgttgtGATGGTTGTACTATAAACACACCAAATATACTGAAAACACTTGAGGTGCACACTTAGAacaggtgaattttatggtatgtgaattatatctcaataaagctttaaaaaatgtcaatacGCATTTTCAAGAACGGTCAGTATGAGCACGCATTTCTTCAGCTTTCCAACCTCACAAACCACCACCCACACAAATGAGGCCGTCCACAGCCGGGATCATTCTGTTTCCATGACTTGTATATAAGGACTCAGTGTTGCTCAGCTCCTGCAGCACATTTAGTTTGCTAAACTAAAAGATTTCTGTTCAGCAAACTAAGCTTAAATTTCGTTTTCTAAaccataaagtttttttttggctttttgagacagagtctcgctctgtcgcccaggctggagtgcaatgacacgatcttagctcactgcaacctctgcctcccgggttcaagcgattctcctgcctcagcctcctgagtagctgaaactataggcgcgtaccaccacgcccagctaatttttgtatttttagtagagaccgggtttcaccatattggccaggctgggctcgaactcttgacctcaggtgatctgccggcctcggcctcccaagtgctgggattacagtcgtgagccaccgcgcccggcctcagaaaGTTTTTAAAGGGCTTCAAAGGGACGGAGGAATGGCACAGGTGTCTTTTCCCATAAAGAGGCCACAGTTCTGCACATGGCGCTCCCCGCCTGCACAAATAAGGACTAGGAGGGCCGCTCCCACCCGGCGCGAGCGAGCGACGTCCCCGCGGGAACAGCGACCCCTTTCCCCCGTCCATCGGGACGAGGGCGTTTTCCATAGCTGCCTGCCGACGCCCCTCCCTCCCAACCCTCGCCCGGCAGCCCGGGACCTGGGAACAAGTCATACCTCGTCTCGCGGGCCACGCGCGTCCACCTGCGGTCGCGACGCCCAGCCTTCGCGCCTTCTCCCTCCGCGCTCCGCCCCCTCAGAGCCCGGGGGCACGGGGCGGGGCTTGCCGGCAGCCAATCCCCAGCGGCCACGGGGATAAGAGCCTCGCGGCGCCCAGGACCTTGTGCCGCGGGAGAGTAACGGAACTAGCGCAGGAGCTGGCGACCGTTGTCCCTGCGCCCGACCCTCAGCCCGCAACCTCTGCCCTACCGCCAAAAATAACGTTTGCAGAAAGAGTGCAGCGGAGTAGGTGGGCGAGGGGCGCCTAGCGCAGTGCGGCCAAGGGGCTTCCTTCCTGGGGGTGAGCGGCGCACGTGACACACTCCTGGGCGCGTGTGAAGGCAGCGCCCGGCCGAGACCGGCTCCGTGCAGACGCGGGCTGTCGGCGGCAGCAGGGAGCTCTCCGCACAGTGGGGCGCGGCCGGTTCGCACGTGCGGCCGCCGCCCCTTTCTCCCGACCTCGTAGCCTCGGACCCGCCTCTCCCGTGGCGCTCACCCCGCCGCCCCTGGCTCTGGGCAGGAGGTGGCGGGGCTGGGAGGCGCCAGCCGCGGAGGGGAGGGGCGCGCGAAGTTGATGGGCCGTCCGCCGTCCGTCCACCGTCTGTCGCGGCGCCGAGGACACTCCCGCCGCCTCCGCTCGGTCCCCTCTGGTCCCTGGGAGCGTGGGCTGGGCCGCAGGGGGCTTCCGTGGGCCTGGCTCTCCCACAGCGGGAGCAAAGAGCAGGGGGAAGACCCCGGCGCCCGCTGTCTCCGAGAGCTACGGCGTCCTCGGGACGGGCAGGCGTTGAAGACGAGCCCGGGCGGGGCCCCCGTGCGTCGTGCCTGTCGCCTGCCGTGTCCGGAGCAGAGGCTAGCGTCCGCCCGCTCGGCGCCCCGGGCCGTGAGGACCCCACCCTGCCGGGCGTGGGCGACGGCCGGACGGGTGCGCGCGGAGCAGCCGTCGCGGGGCCTCGCCGCGGCCTCCAGCGCCCGAGTCACGGGGAATGCAGTGGCCCCCGACCCCTGGCGCCTCTGCGTGTCTGGGCTGGGCCTCCTCGCTCGCCTCCTCCACGGCCGCGACGCTCCTAGGCCGAGCCGGCCCGGGCCCCCTCATGGCGGCCAAGTGGTTCAAGGAGTTCCCCCTGAACCTGAAGACCGTGTCGGAGCGGGCCAAGCCCGGGGGCGGCGGCGGCAAACTGCGCAAGAACTCGGAGGCGGGCGGCGCTGGGCCGGGTCCTGGCAAGGGCCGCAAGAACTCGGCGGCCGAGCTGGGGAGCGGCAGGGCCGGCGTCGGCCCCAAGGACAGCCGGCTGTCCCGCGACAGCCTGCAGGGTCTGATTCAGGCCGCCGCGGGCAAGGGCCGCAAAAACTCCCGGGCCACAGAGGAGGAGCCCCACCGGGGTGCGACCAAGAGCTCTGGCTGCAGCACCTACATCAACAGGCTCATCAAGGTGGACACTCAGGAGAAGAACGGGAAGAGCAACTATCCCAGTAGCAgtagctccagctccagctcctcttcctccgcgtcctcttccccttcctccctgggGCCAGAGCTGGACAAGAGCAAGATTATTAAGCAGCAAGACACGGTAAGAATACAGCCTCCCACTTCTCAGTTGAAGGGGAGCCCGGGGCACCTGCTAAGCCCTAAGCTTCTTTAGACCTAAGAGGCGGTGAGGATAGGTTTCCTAAGGTCCTTTCTCTCTCCACAATTCGGGAACTTCTAAACGACCATTTAAAATTCTTAGACTGTTTTTTAATTCTTGAAAAATTCTTATTCTAGGGGTGGAGAGCTTTGCAGAAATGTACTAGCCATTGAATTTTGTTAGCAGTTTAGAAGAGTCGTTGAATGAGATATTCCTGTTTGGTTACATTTGACCCCTTTATCGGtgtagtttattttaattttgatattcaGGGGAATTGCAAAGCTAGACTTGTGTATGACTTTTATGCTTCTTGAACATAAGGAATGGTAACCTCTCAACTGTGAAGTATGCATTTCAAAGCTTCAGGAAATGGGTTGACCAACCGCCTTCTCCACTGATTTGGAAGTTCCATCATTTTCTGCAGTTCCACCGAGTAAAGGGCTCCTCGGAGCTTCAGCAAGTCTCCAAGACTGCTGCCCTTTCATTCATTCCATGGGTATTTGTGGTGCAGCAACCATATGAGAAAAGGGGCACAGGGCATCAGAGACTTTGGGGAATACAGAATATGACAAGAAAATGCTCTCAAGGAGATTACAGATGAGAAGAGAGGGTGTGTCCTGCGACCGACACACTGGAGGTTTTCTGGGTGCTGTCCAGTGTGGAAAAGTTAAGAAAAGGAGTGTGAACATAGGACGGGACTCCATCCATTCTTGCTGAGTTGAGTTGGTCTGATTTGGTTGTTTTTATCTTCTCTCCGATGTGAAACGGGAAAAGAAAAGAGCTCAAACCGAGATTTCAGACTCCGGTCCAGGCGATCATTTCCTAACATGGGAGCTTTAATATTCTCTTGCCCTGGCTTCAAACCTGTTACCTCCCTGTATGAAGTCAAGAGCCCATAACACATGCTATGTATGTCTGCATTGAGCACTTCTACTTACTCCTCCATTTTTTCATGCTGTAAATACAGCATGCCCACCCTGAGCCAGGCACTGAGTGGAGAGCTGTGTAAAGATGGGACAGGGACCCAGCTCATATGTTATTCAGTGGTCCACCTGACTGTGTGACTAAATCATAATCACCTTGAAGCCAAGGGCTGAGTATCATCTTAGGTTCCTCACTGTATCTTGCAACTGCAGTACACATGGTGGGTAGTCAAAATAAATGTTGCTTAAGTGAATGGCAGTCGCAGTCACAGTCCCTTGCAGTGGTTGTCTGGTTATTTTTATGGTTGTCACTTCTGGATGTCTGAGGTTTCTGAGGCTATTTCCAGGCTGTTTCCTCCTCTTCGCTTCTCCTCATGTATCTGAATTCTCACCAACTCCAGTGTTATTTCTAAACTCTTTGGAGAATGTAACGGGGGTTGTGGAGCAAGGCCTGGAGCTTCCTCCCTGAGAAGGGTCCCCTAACCTCTAGTGTTGTCACCCATGTTGTCACACATCACCTCCTCAGGCACCTTCTATTTTTGGAAAGACAGATGCTTTCTGAAACAAAATAGGAGATCCCAGATAGGGATCAAAACCCTATCTGGTCTGTAGCCTGTGACAGTCAATTTGCCTGTGAATTATTGAACGAAGAACGCGTACAATACTGTTTAGTACTGATCTATTTCTCATTTATGAAGCCTGTCTCTTTGGAGCTGTGATCcactccttgaggacaggaagCATGTCTTAGGTTTATTTTGACTCCCTCACAGTGCCTAGCCAGTGCTGGTGGATGACTGACTGACTCATTAGGACTGTACTGCTCAGCGGATTGAAGTTTGAAAAACTCAATTCATAGGGTATATGGTAAAGCCACATACCCTTTTTGCTGTAAAGCCACAGGTACCCTTCACTCCCCACATCCACCCCTGCCACCCTCTAAcccagaaaatgttttattgCTTGGGGAAATAAAGGAAGGTATAAAGAGCCTTGGGGATAAGTGAAAGAGTTTAGATGAATTGTTGCAAATGAACTATACAACCAAAAAAAATCAGGTGTTTGTCTAACTGGGACACATAATCAAGTGCAAAAGCTATCTGGAACTGGTTGTAGAGATTTTGACCTCTTTGGAGATGCAGGAGATGTCAGTAGCCATTTTGATACCATTGCCATTTTGGTTTATGGTGGCCCTTAGCAACTGTCCTCTCTTGTTCTTTTACAGGTCATCATTTTAGAAGACTATGCTGACCCTTATGACGCCAAACGGACGAAGGGTCAAAGGGATGCAGAGAGAGTTGGAGAGAACGACGGTTACATGGAACCATATGATGCACAACAAATGATAACAGGTTTGTAAGCAGGCTCTGCAGAATAGGGACTGAAATCTCACACTCAGTGAGAGTGTTGTAATACAGCAACCCGTGTCTATTGGGGAAGAGGGATAAAACAATTTAACCAGATCCTGCTGActtgaagaaacagaaattagaCCCCAAACTAATGTCAGACTAGGTAACTTCCTTTATGATTTAGTATCCTTCAGAGTTTTAGAATTTAAAGGAGTCTTtatagtttttctagttctgtgcaAGGTGACATTTATGAGTGCAGATCTGCTCAGAATGTGATGTTCAGTTTTAACATGATTATATACATTTTGGGGCCACTTTCAGAAGCTTTAACATTCACAATGGGAGTCATACATCTTACCAAGGATCTAATACATACTTAAGGGAGTTTAATCTATTAAAAAATGCAagcatggccaggcacagtagctcatacctgtaatcccagcactttggaagagaggtgggcagatcacatgaggccaggagtttgagaccagcctggccaacatagcgaaaccccatctctactaaaaatacaaaaattagctggacatggtggtgtgtacctgtaatcccagctatttgaggatctgaggcatgagaatcacttgaaccagggaggaagaggttgcaacaagccaagatcacgccacggcactccagcctgggcgacaaagcgggggaaaaaaaaaaaaggcctggcacagtggctcacgccaataatcccagcactttggtaggctgaagtgggaggatcacctgaggtcgggagttcaagaccagcctgaccaatgtggagaaaccctgtctctactgaaaaaaacaaaaaacacaaaattagccaggcatggtggtgcatgcctgtaatcccagctactcgggaggctgagtcaggagaatcgcttgaacctgggaggcggaggttgcagtgagctgagatcatgccattacactccagcctgggcaacaggaatgaaattctttctttaaaaaaaaaaatgcaaatatgatGCGATTCTGCATTTTGTGGTAGAAGACTTTCTCAAGTTCTACAATATTGGAGCCAAAAGTTTAATTACTAAGCAATAATTAACAATCActgctggccgggtgtggtggctcacacctgtaatcccagcacttttggaggccgaggtgggcggatcacctgaggtcaggagttcgagatcagcctgaccaacatagagaaatcccgtctctactaaaaatacaaaaaattagccagcatcatagtgcatgcctgtaattccagctattcgggaggctgaggcaggagaatcacttgaactcgcgaggcagaggtggtagtgagccgagatcgtgccgttgcactccagcctggccaagaagagcgaaattctgtctcaaaaaacaaaacaaaacaaaactggtgTAAACCAAGCCATTCAAGGCAAACCACCTAAAACCAAAGACTAATCTTATAACTTTTCAAGTCAGAACAATTCCAATTTGTGAGCTAAGCAGTCACTCTGTCATTCTTAGTGTCAAACTTTTCCCTTTTAGTCATAATTAAGTTGATATAAATGATacttaaatagaaataatatagaGTTATTTGTGAACTTTATGTATTCACCTAGTTTTCCTTAAACATTCTTCTATCCATAATGAAAAATGTAGTTGCTGAGTGCTGCCTCAAGGGAGCCTTATTTGAATCTTGTGGGTTTCATGCCTGGGAAGAGTAACTGGTCCCACATGAAAGACTCTGTCCCTTCTGTTTAGAACCGATTGAAGAGCTGTCAAGCTCAGGTTCTGTAACTATAGTCTCAGAATGAGTTGAGCAGAGGGTAGCGGCAGCACACTGGAAGGGCCAAGACAGGCTTCAGAATGAAAACGAGCTGGAACAGGAAAGCCTGGCTCCGCTTCCTGCTTCTCTGCTTACAGAGATAAGGCAGTCCGTGTGGGGAGGGTGTACCCTGGCCAGGCTGTGACCCTGAAGGTCACTGGACTGTGACCTCTAATGAAATCTGTGAATGAAAGGAAGTGAAAATGAACTgtcagagttttaaaaaacatcagAGCCTTGAAAGGAATAGGGAAAAGGATTTACTTTTACATAAAATTGAGGAAAaggattttcttagttttatgcTTAATTGTGATTCACCTTTCTTTGTCCTTGggttattattctttttctttaactaAAGTAGGTAGTTTATACCGTACATCTGTTTATTTGGAGAGCTGCACTGATAAGAGGGAACGTGCtgtgattttataaaaatgaatataattttggggttttttttgtttgttttttcatgtaaTTCCCACAAGAGCTCTGTAAGCTAGGGGACTACAATGCTGTCCCCCTCGTGACAGGGTGAAAAAAAACAAGATCAAAGGGATTCAGGCTTGCCCGTGTTCAGGAGACGTTTTAAGAGACAGAGCAGGAATTAGCACCCGGATCTCCCACTCCACATTGAGTGGTCTGCCCCCGACACCACATGGCGTTTAGGACACACTTGAAATGCCATATGCAAAACCACCGTAAACTTCACCCATACGTGAGGCATCTTTCCACCCAACCGAGAATGTTGTCTTTAGAAGTCAAAATTGTCCAACATGGAATAAATGTAATAATCACTAGCATTTAATATTTGAGGATGTATTAAGTTCCATGCtctattttaaacaatttctgaaaatacatttaggaatacaaaattaatatattcaattggcaaataaattcaaatttattaaaaatccaaattacTTACTTTCTAAACTAGTGATC
This DNA window, taken from Macaca mulatta isolate MMU2019108-1 chromosome 1, T2T-MMU8v2.0, whole genome shotgun sequence, encodes the following:
- the SHE gene encoding SH2 domain-containing adapter protein E isoform X2, translating into MQWPPTPGASACLGWASSLASSTAATLLGRAGPGPLMAAKWFKEFPLNLKTVSERAKPGGGGGKLRKNSEAGGAGPGPGKGRKNSAAELGSGRAGVGPKDSRLSRDSLQGLIQAAAGKGRKNSRATEEEPHRGATKSSGCSTYINRLIKVDTQEKNGKSNYPSSSSSSSSSSSSASSSPSSLGPELDKSKIIKQQDTVIILEDYADPYDAKRTKGQRDAERVGENDGYMEPYDAQQMITEIRRRGSKDPLVKALQLLDSPCEPAEGGLKSETLAKRRSSKDLLGKPPQLYDTPYEPAEGGPRAEGKARPPDSRLPENDERPAAEYEQPWEWKKEQIVRALSVQFEGAERPSVREETVRQHHRQKSWTQKILKPALSDHSEGEKVDPGLPLEKQPWYHGAISRAEAESRLQPCKEAGYLVRNSESGNSRYSIALKNHHLLSQVLLERAP
- the SHE gene encoding SH2 domain-containing adapter protein E isoform X3 — protein: MQWPPTPGASACLGWASSLASSTAATLLGRAGPGPLMAAKWFKEFPLNLKTVSERAKPGGGGGKLRKNSEAGGAGPGPGKGRKNSAAELGSGRAGVGPKDSRLSRDSLQGLIQAAAGKGRKNSRATEEEPHRGATKSSGCSTYINRLIKVDTQEKNGKSNYPSSSSSSSSSSSSASSSPSSLGPELDKSKIIKQQDTVIILEDYADPYDAKRTKGQRDAERVGENDGYMEPYDAQQMITEIRRRGSKDPLVKALQLLDSPCEPAEGGLKSETLAKRRSSKDLLGKPPQLYDTPYEPAEGGPRAEGKARPPDSRLPENDERPAAEYEQPWEWKKEQIVRALSVQFEGAERPSVREETVRQHHRQKSWTQKILKPALSDHSEGEKVDPGLPLEKQPWYHGAISRAEAESRLQPCKEAGYLVRNSESGNSRYSIPG